A portion of the Tachysurus fulvidraco isolate hzauxx_2018 chromosome 8, HZAU_PFXX_2.0, whole genome shotgun sequence genome contains these proteins:
- the LOC113634802 gene encoding uncharacterized protein LOC113634802: protein MEKWTDEDVQALLNIYAEENIQKEFESSARNAKVYQRISDRLDELGIRHSAQRCREKIKKMKQDYKKIKNYNRVNESSRRSGKWFERLDAILGHRGQETVCVCGDTRNRRDTSGCRDTSGCRDTSGCRDTRECGDTRDCGDTKDCVSVLLEPLTEEEEEEEEEEMVSFTEDDHYSQLSFASPAAHSRPTCPPPTHGGFLPRSKDMHGPRAGKRKRDGDMLEVMRQLEEEQMEALRQDYEQRERHFQLLLQHIKEEMTVRQEEAARARRQQGEFQQGVLTLLTQLVHVLAGRNVPSSSSPPLD, encoded by the exons ATGGAGAAGTGGACTGATGAAGATGTACAGGCTCTGCTGAACATCTACGCAGAGGAAAACATTCAGAAAGAGTTCGAATCTTCGGCCCGGAACGCGAAAGTGTACCAGAGAATTTCAGATCGTCTGGATGAGCTGGGGATCAGACACAGTGCACAGCGCTGCAGggagaagatcaagaagatgaAGCAGGATTATAAGAAGATTAAAAATTATAACCGTGTCAACGAATCCAGCCGTCGCTCtgggaagtggtttgagcgTCTGGACGCGATCCTGGGACACCGGGGACAGGAgacagtctgtgtctgtggggaCACAAGGAACCGTAGGGACACAAGTGGCTGTAGGGACACAAGTGGCTGTAGGGACACAAGTGGCTGTAGGGACACAAGGGAATGTGGGGACACAAGGGACTGTGGGGACACAAaggactgtgtgtctgtgctgctgGAGCCACtcactgaggaggaggaggaggaggaggaagaggagatggTGTCCTTTACTGAGG ATGATCATTACTCACAGCTCAGCTTCGCTTCCCCTGCGGCCCACAGCAGACCCACCTGCCCTCCTCCCACCcatgggggtttcctcccccggtccaaagacatgcatg GTCCACGTGCAGGGAAAAGGAAGCGTGATGGAGACATGCTAGAGGTGATGAGGCAGCTGGAGGAGGAGCAGATGGAGGCTCTGAGGCAGGATTACGAGCAGAGAGAACGTCACTTCCAGCTGCTGCTGCAGCACATTAAGGAGGAGATGACTGTGAGGCAGGAGGAAGCGGCCCGGGCCAGACGGCAACAGGGGGAGTTTCAGCAGGGGGTCCTGACGCTCCTCACTCAGCTGGTTCACGTCCTCGCTGGCAGAAACGTCCCGTCGTCCTCGTCCCCGCCCCTCGACTAA
- the tvp23b gene encoding Golgi apparatus membrane protein TVP23 homolog B, translated as MLKMDSNEDVSLFDAEEESAKNTRKSKIKHPVASFFHLFFRFGAILVYLLCELISSSFIACMVSIILLLSCDFWTVKNITGRLLVGLRWWNQVDEDGNSHWVFESRKVSGSERSTSLPSDAESRIFWFGLIICPVLWIIFTFSTLFSFRIKWLAVVLMGVILQCANLYGYVRCKVGTSSNLKNLATNYLGNQLLKQAVNKQDIS; from the exons ATGCTAAAGATG GACTCGAATGAGGACGTGTCGTTGTTTGATGCTGAAGAGGAATCTGCAAAAAATACACGGAAATCAAAAATCAA aCATCCCGTGGCTTCGTTCTTCCACCTGTTCTTCCGTTTCGGAGCGATCCTGGTCTATCTTCTGTGTGAGTTGATCAGCAGCAGCTTCATCGCCTGTATGGTctccatcatcctcctcctgtCATGTGACTTCTGGACCGTTAAA aacatcACAGGTCGGCTGTTGGTGGGTCTACGCTGGTGGAACCAGGTTGATGAAGATGGAAACAGTCACTGGGTGTTTGAGTCTAGAAAG gtgagtggGAGTGAGCGCTCGACATCTCTGCCGTCTGATGCAGAATCTCGGATCTTCTGGTTTGGTCTGATCATCTGTCCTGTGCTGTGGATCATTTTCACCTTCAGCACACTCTTCTCTTTCAGGATAAAATGGCTG gcggtGGTGTTAATGGGCGTGATTCTGCAGTGTGCTAATCTCTATGGTTACGTTCGGTGCAAAGTTGGAACCAGCAGCAATCTGAAGAACCTGGCTACAAACTACCTGGGAAATCAACTCCtcaaacag gCTGTGAATAAACAGGACATATCCTGA